A DNA window from Buttiauxella agrestis contains the following coding sequences:
- a CDS encoding glutathione S-transferase family protein, which translates to MGQLIDGVWHDVWYDTKSTGGSFKRSESAFRHWLTADGEPGPSGKGGFAAEKDRYHLYVSLACPWAHRTLIMRALKGLESFISVSVVNPLMLQDGWTFDDNFPNATGDGLYQHEYLYQLYLQADPDYTGRVTVPVLWDKKTQTIVSNESAEIIRMLNTAFDAKGARAGDYYPTALRGKIDELNGWIYDAINNGVYKAGFATSQEAYDEAVTKVFESLARVEQILGQHRYLTGNQLTEADIRLWTTLVRFDPVYVTHFKCDKHRISDYLNIYGFLRDIYQMPGIAETVDFAHIRNHYYRSHKTINPTGIISVGPAQDLNEPHGRDERFNPG; encoded by the coding sequence ATGGGACAGCTCATTGATGGCGTCTGGCACGATGTCTGGTATGACACCAAATCGACCGGTGGCAGCTTCAAACGTTCAGAGTCTGCATTTCGTCACTGGCTGACCGCAGATGGCGAGCCGGGTCCGAGCGGTAAAGGTGGTTTTGCCGCGGAGAAAGACCGCTACCATCTGTATGTTTCCCTCGCCTGCCCCTGGGCGCACCGCACGTTAATCATGCGCGCTTTGAAAGGCCTCGAGTCTTTCATTTCTGTATCCGTGGTTAACCCGCTGATGCTGCAAGATGGCTGGACGTTCGACGACAATTTCCCGAATGCCACCGGCGATGGCTTATATCAGCACGAATATCTTTATCAGCTTTATCTGCAAGCTGACCCCGATTACACCGGGCGCGTCACCGTTCCCGTTTTATGGGATAAGAAAACGCAGACGATTGTCAGCAACGAATCCGCTGAAATCATTCGTATGTTGAATACTGCATTTGATGCCAAAGGCGCTCGCGCCGGGGATTACTACCCAACGGCATTACGCGGCAAGATTGACGAGCTGAATGGCTGGATTTACGACGCCATCAATAACGGCGTGTATAAAGCAGGTTTTGCCACCTCACAAGAAGCCTACGATGAAGCCGTGACCAAAGTGTTTGAATCCCTGGCACGCGTCGAGCAAATCCTCGGTCAGCATCGTTATTTAACGGGCAACCAGCTCACAGAAGCCGATATTCGCCTGTGGACAACACTGGTGCGTTTCGACCCGGTCTATGTCACACACTTTAAATGCGACAAACACCGCATTAGTGATTACCTGAATATCTACGGATTCCTGCGCGATATTTATCAGATGCCTGGCATTGCTGAGACCGTCGATTTCGCACATATCCGTAACCATTATTATCGCAGCCACAAAACCATTAACCCAACCGGCATTATTTCTGTCGGGCCTGCTCAGGATTTAAATGAGCCACACGGGCGCGACGAGCGGTTTAACCCGGGTTGA
- a CDS encoding DUF805 domain-containing protein, with translation MDWYFKVLRNYVGFSGRARRKEFWMFILVNLVLTGVLSILDKMLGLRIAKDEGLLTTIYGVLIFLPYWAVQFRRLHDTDRSAWWLLLLLIPIVGWLIILAFNCQNGTPGENKFGSDPKAMDARLVSE, from the coding sequence ATGGATTGGTATTTCAAAGTATTAAGAAATTATGTTGGCTTCAGTGGACGTGCGCGCCGTAAAGAGTTCTGGATGTTCATCCTCGTCAACCTTGTTCTGACTGGCGTATTGAGCATTCTGGACAAAATGTTAGGGCTGCGGATTGCGAAAGATGAAGGTCTGCTCACGACCATTTATGGCGTGCTGATATTCCTGCCTTACTGGGCCGTGCAGTTCCGCCGCCTGCACGATACCGATCGTTCAGCATGGTGGCTGCTGTTGCTGTTAATCCCGATTGTCGGCTGGCTGATTATTCTGGCGTTTAACTGCCAGAACGGCACGCCGGGTGAGAATAAATTCGGCAGCGATCCGAAAGCAATGGATGCTCGATTAGTCAGCGAATAA
- a CDS encoding LysR family transcriptional regulator gives MAKERALTLEALRVMDAIDRRGSFAAAADELGRVPSALSYTMQKLEEELDVVLFDRSGHRTKFTNVGRMLLERGRVLLEAAEKLTTDAEALARGWETHLTIVTEALVPTAKLYPLVEKLAAKADTQLSIITEVLAGSWERLEQGRADIVIAPDMHFRSSSEINSRKLYKILSVYVAAPDHPIHNEPEPLSEVTRVKYRGIAVADTARERPVITVQLLDKQPRLTVSSMEDKRQALLAGLGVATMPYPLVEQDIAEGRLRVVSPEYTNEIDIIMAWRRDSMGEAKAWCLREIPKLLK, from the coding sequence ATGGCTAAAGAGAGAGCATTGACGCTGGAGGCGTTGCGGGTCATGGATGCCATTGACCGACGCGGAAGTTTTGCCGCAGCCGCCGATGAGCTGGGGCGCGTGCCGTCGGCACTGAGTTACACCATGCAGAAACTGGAAGAAGAGCTGGATGTCGTGCTGTTTGACCGTTCAGGCCATCGCACCAAATTTACTAACGTCGGGCGCATGCTGCTCGAACGCGGGCGAGTTTTGCTCGAAGCTGCTGAAAAACTCACTACCGATGCGGAAGCGCTGGCGCGCGGTTGGGAAACGCATCTCACCATTGTGACCGAGGCGCTGGTGCCTACGGCGAAACTGTATCCGTTAGTAGAAAAACTGGCCGCCAAAGCCGACACCCAGCTTTCGATTATTACGGAAGTGTTGGCAGGTTCGTGGGAGCGTTTAGAGCAAGGGCGTGCGGATATCGTGATTGCGCCGGATATGCATTTTCGTTCGTCGTCAGAAATTAACTCGCGCAAGTTGTACAAAATATTGAGCGTATATGTCGCGGCACCTGACCACCCGATCCACAACGAGCCGGAGCCACTTTCGGAAGTCACTCGTGTGAAATATCGCGGTATTGCGGTCGCGGATACCGCGCGTGAACGCCCGGTAATCACGGTGCAGTTGCTGGATAAACAGCCGCGCCTGACGGTGAGCAGCATGGAAGATAAACGCCAGGCGCTGCTGGCAGGTTTGGGTGTGGCGACGATGCCTTATCCCCTGGTGGAGCAGGATATTGCCGAGGGACGTTTGCGCGTGGTGAGTCCTGAATATACCAATGAAATTGACATTATTATGGCGTGGCGACGCGATAGCATGGGTGAGGCGAAAGCCTGGTGCCTGCGTGAAATTCCAAAATTATTGAAGTAG
- a CDS encoding pirin family protein, producing MITPRTAKQCGKADYGWLQARYTFSFGHYFDPKLLGYASLRVLNQEVLAPGASFQPRTYPKVDILNLILEGEAEYRDSEGNHVQAKAGEALLLSTQPGLSYSEHNLSKEHSLTRMQLWLDACPERENPLVQKLTLAEEPQQLLASPDGRNESLQLRQQVWINQIELEKGQQLSFQLHGPRAYLQSIHGTVHAITATEEKEGLTCGDGAFIRDEANITLVADTPLRALLIDLPV from the coding sequence ATGATTACGCCAAGAACTGCCAAACAATGTGGGAAAGCGGACTATGGATGGCTGCAAGCCCGCTATACGTTTTCCTTCGGTCACTATTTCGACCCGAAATTGCTGGGCTATGCTTCATTGCGCGTTCTCAACCAGGAAGTGTTGGCGCCCGGCGCATCGTTCCAGCCACGTACCTATCCAAAGGTCGATATTCTTAATCTGATTCTCGAAGGTGAAGCGGAATACCGCGACAGCGAAGGCAACCACGTTCAGGCCAAAGCGGGTGAAGCTTTGCTGCTTTCGACTCAACCAGGGCTGAGTTACAGCGAGCATAATCTCAGCAAAGAGCACTCTCTCACGCGCATGCAGCTGTGGTTAGATGCCTGCCCGGAGCGTGAAAATCCGCTGGTGCAAAAACTCACGCTTGCAGAGGAGCCGCAGCAATTGCTGGCTTCACCTGATGGACGCAATGAGAGCCTGCAACTGCGCCAGCAAGTGTGGATTAACCAGATTGAACTGGAAAAAGGTCAGCAGTTGAGTTTCCAGTTACATGGGCCACGCGCTTATTTGCAGTCGATTCACGGAACCGTTCACGCGATCACCGCCACCGAGGAAAAAGAGGGGCTGACCTGTGGCGATGGTGCTTTTATCCGTGACGAGGCTAACATTACGCTGGTTGCAGATACCCCATTGCGAGCATTACTGATAGATTTACCGGTCTGA
- a CDS encoding L-cysteine desulfidase family protein codes for MANSAINPAWAELILAVKQNVKPAVGCTEPISLALASALAASHLAGPVTRIEARVSPNLMKNGMGVTVPGTGMVGLPIAAAVGALGGDPLAGLEVLKGAPVEAIAAAKLLLARSDVKVSIQQPCDEILYTCVTVFTAKESATVVIAGEHTRVIRIEKDGDVLFDAAEDCQAEGKAQTCSMEKVSLEQIVEFAQCVPFDEIGFILDAALLNNELSREGLRAQYGLHIGATLQRQLDRGLMAKDLLSDIMIRTAAASDARMGGACLPAMSNSGSGNQGIAATMPVVVVAEHLACDSEKLARALILSHLTAIYIHHQLPSLSALCAATTAAMGAAAGITWLIDGSYKSISMAISNMIGDVSGMICDGASNSCAMKVSTSAASAWKAVLMALDNTSVSGNEGIVAHDVEQSIRNLCALASQAMQHTDRQIIAIMASKVA; via the coding sequence ATGGCAAATTCTGCAATTAACCCGGCATGGGCTGAACTCATCCTTGCTGTGAAACAAAATGTGAAGCCCGCAGTGGGCTGCACAGAACCTATTTCGCTGGCGCTGGCAAGCGCATTGGCCGCCTCGCATCTGGCGGGACCAGTGACACGTATTGAGGCTCGCGTTTCACCGAATCTGATGAAAAATGGTATGGGTGTTACCGTTCCGGGAACCGGGATGGTCGGCCTGCCTATCGCCGCCGCGGTGGGTGCGCTCGGGGGCGACCCACTGGCGGGGCTGGAAGTGCTGAAAGGTGCGCCGGTTGAAGCGATTGCCGCCGCGAAGTTGCTGCTGGCGCGTAGTGATGTGAAGGTCAGCATTCAACAACCGTGCGATGAGATTTTATATACCTGCGTGACGGTATTTACCGCCAAAGAGTCGGCAACGGTAGTCATCGCGGGTGAACACACGCGAGTCATCAGAATCGAGAAAGACGGTGATGTGCTGTTTGATGCCGCTGAAGATTGCCAGGCGGAAGGGAAGGCGCAAACCTGCTCTATGGAAAAGGTAAGCCTTGAGCAGATTGTTGAGTTTGCGCAGTGTGTCCCCTTTGATGAGATTGGTTTTATTCTCGACGCGGCCTTGTTGAATAACGAGCTTTCCCGTGAAGGTTTGCGGGCGCAGTACGGTTTGCATATCGGTGCGACGTTACAGCGCCAGCTCGACCGTGGCCTGATGGCAAAGGATCTGTTGAGCGATATTATGATTCGCACTGCCGCCGCTTCTGATGCGCGTATGGGAGGCGCGTGTCTTCCGGCAATGAGCAACTCGGGATCCGGCAATCAGGGTATCGCCGCGACAATGCCGGTGGTTGTCGTGGCTGAACATCTCGCGTGTGACAGTGAAAAGCTGGCGCGGGCGCTGATACTGTCGCATCTGACGGCGATTTATATTCACCATCAGTTGCCGTCACTCTCTGCGTTATGCGCAGCAACCACCGCAGCAATGGGTGCAGCAGCAGGGATCACCTGGTTAATCGACGGCAGCTATAAGAGTATCTCAATGGCTATCAGCAATATGATTGGCGATGTTAGCGGGATGATTTGTGATGGTGCTTCAAACAGTTGCGCGATGAAAGTGTCTACCAGTGCCGCTTCGGCATGGAAAGCGGTGCTGATGGCGCTCGATAATACGTCGGTCAGCGGAAATGAAGGGATCGTTGCTCATGATGTGGAGCAGTCGATCCGTAATCTTTGTGCCCTGGCAAGCCAGGCGATGCAACACACCGATCGTCAGATCATTGCGATTATGGCGAGTAAGGTCGCGTAA
- a CDS encoding amino acid permease produces the protein METGSITAVNIPASNRAGMTESEWQAATKFDSTDVGWIIMSIGMAIGAGIVFLPVQVGLMGLWVFLLSSIVGYPAMYLFQRLFINTLAESPECKDYPSVISGYLGKNWGILLGLLYFIMLVIWMFVYSTAITNDSASYLHTFGVTEGLLSDNPFYGLALICILVAISSRGEKLLFKVSRYMVLTKLLVVAALGVSMVGMWHLYNAGTLPPMGLLLKNAIITLPFTLTSILFIQTLSPMVISYRSKEKSREVARFKALRAMNIAFGILFVTVFFYAVSFTLAMGHDEAVKAYEQNISALAIAAQFINGNAGAWVTVVSVILNIFAVMTAFFGVYLGFREATQGIVINILRRKMPAEKINEKWVQRGIMVFAILLAWSAIVLNAPVLSFTSICSPIFGMVGCLIPAWLVYKVPALHKYKGVSLVIIIITGLLLCISPFLAFS, from the coding sequence ATGGAAACAGGAAGCATTACTGCCGTTAATATTCCGGCATCGAATCGTGCAGGAATGACGGAAAGTGAATGGCAAGCCGCCACCAAATTTGACAGCACTGATGTCGGCTGGATCATTATGAGTATCGGCATGGCAATCGGGGCGGGAATAGTTTTCTTACCGGTTCAGGTTGGATTAATGGGATTATGGGTTTTCCTTCTTTCCTCGATAGTCGGCTATCCAGCCATGTATCTGTTTCAGCGTTTATTTATTAATACGCTGGCGGAATCCCCGGAGTGTAAAGACTACCCGAGTGTAATAAGCGGTTATTTGGGTAAAAACTGGGGAATATTATTGGGTTTACTCTACTTCATTATGCTGGTTATCTGGATGTTTGTTTACTCCACGGCCATCACTAATGACAGCGCCTCTTATTTACATACGTTTGGCGTCACGGAAGGGCTGTTATCGGATAACCCTTTCTATGGCCTGGCGCTGATTTGTATTCTGGTTGCTATCTCATCGCGCGGTGAAAAACTCTTATTTAAAGTTTCAAGATACATGGTGCTAACCAAGCTTTTAGTGGTCGCCGCACTGGGTGTTTCAATGGTCGGCATGTGGCATTTGTATAACGCAGGCACACTGCCGCCAATGGGCTTGCTGCTGAAGAATGCGATTATTACGCTGCCCTTTACACTGACGTCTATTCTGTTTATCCAGACGCTTAGCCCGATGGTTATCTCGTACCGTTCTAAAGAAAAGTCACGCGAAGTGGCTCGTTTTAAAGCGCTGCGTGCGATGAATATCGCTTTCGGTATTCTGTTTGTGACCGTGTTCTTTTATGCCGTCTCTTTCACTCTGGCTATGGGGCATGACGAAGCGGTAAAAGCGTATGAACAAAATATTTCAGCGTTGGCTATTGCCGCCCAGTTTATTAACGGAAATGCCGGTGCATGGGTCACGGTGGTCAGCGTAATATTAAATATCTTCGCTGTTATGACCGCCTTCTTTGGTGTTTATCTCGGGTTCCGTGAAGCCACGCAAGGTATCGTAATTAATATTCTGCGTCGCAAAATGCCTGCGGAAAAAATTAATGAGAAATGGGTGCAGCGCGGCATTATGGTATTCGCCATATTGCTGGCGTGGAGTGCGATTGTATTGAATGCTCCGGTATTAAGTTTTACCTCAATCTGTAGTCCAATATTTGGCATGGTAGGGTGCTTAATTCCAGCGTGGCTGGTCTATAAAGTCCCGGCATTGCATAAATATAAAGGTGTCTCACTGGTCATTATTATTATCACTGGCCTCTTATTGTGTATTTCTCCATTCCTTGCATTCTCCTGA
- a CDS encoding AAA family ATPase gives MIKSLYIDNYRSVRKLSIDLGRLNVVFGPNGCGKSNIYKAIHLIHGAATGQLSHWLSDEGGIQKVMWAGDRAKGYASAPRRMTLAVDTDDFEYELQVGFPDKLPYPTMFDLDPIVKEEQIWLSGFRRRPSSSIMHRRNQAVFLNDVNGEKVTHAATLYENESLFGQLGEPHLYPEVSSARETLRNWRFYHEFDITKGAGLRLPQVGYRSPVLSGDGLNLAAAFQTIVEIGDSELLFEVLAEAFPECLFFCDNSNGRFQMMMHRQGINRPLESAEFSDGTLRFLCLTVALLSPRPPRFIALNEPENSLHPQMLPALARLIAEASRYTQIWLTSHSPELATLIEKHTPFTLYQLGIENGETCVNRLS, from the coding sequence ATGATCAAGTCTCTGTACATCGACAACTACCGCTCAGTGCGCAAACTCTCCATCGATCTCGGTCGCCTGAATGTCGTTTTCGGCCCGAATGGCTGCGGAAAATCCAACATTTATAAGGCGATTCACCTGATTCACGGTGCAGCAACCGGGCAGCTTTCACACTGGTTGTCAGATGAGGGTGGGATCCAGAAGGTTATGTGGGCAGGCGATCGCGCCAAAGGTTATGCCAGCGCGCCTCGGCGGATGACGCTTGCGGTAGATACCGACGATTTCGAGTACGAATTGCAGGTCGGATTCCCAGATAAACTGCCGTATCCGACCATGTTCGATCTCGATCCTATCGTGAAAGAGGAGCAAATCTGGCTGAGTGGTTTTCGTCGTCGCCCTTCGTCATCCATTATGCATCGCCGCAACCAGGCGGTTTTTCTCAACGATGTCAACGGCGAGAAAGTGACGCATGCAGCGACGCTTTACGAAAATGAATCGTTGTTTGGCCAATTGGGCGAACCGCATCTTTATCCGGAAGTCTCCAGCGCTCGAGAAACGCTACGCAACTGGCGCTTTTATCACGAATTCGACATTACTAAAGGGGCGGGTCTGCGTTTGCCGCAGGTGGGTTATCGCTCACCCGTTTTGTCTGGAGACGGTTTGAATCTGGCTGCGGCCTTCCAGACCATCGTTGAGATTGGCGATAGCGAATTGCTGTTTGAGGTGTTGGCTGAGGCGTTTCCGGAATGCCTGTTTTTCTGTGATAACAGCAACGGGCGTTTCCAGATGATGATGCACCGGCAGGGCATTAATCGCCCGCTGGAGTCAGCTGAGTTTTCTGACGGCACGCTGCGATTTCTTTGCCTGACCGTGGCATTGCTCAGTCCGCGTCCCCCACGTTTTATTGCTCTGAATGAGCCGGAAAATAGCCTGCATCCGCAGATGCTACCTGCGTTGGCACGCCTGATTGCCGAGGCGAGTCGTTACACGCAAATCTGGCTCACCAGCCATTCGCCTGAACTGGCGACACTTATCGAAAAACACACACCGTTTACGCTCTACCAACTGGGGATTGAGAACGGAGAAACTTGCGTTAACCGTCTCTCGTGA
- the garK gene encoding glycerate 2-kinase — MKIVIAPDSYKESLCAVDVAKAIEKGFREIFPDAEYISVPVADGGEGTVDAMISATQGRKITTTVTGPLGEPVSAYWGMSGDGKTAFIEMAEASGLALVPIEERNPLITTSHGTGELILRALDNGARNIIIGIGGSATNDGGAGMVQALGAKLCDATGKEISHGGGSLMSLNSIDVAGLDGRLADCVINVACDVTNPLIGDNGASRVFGPQKGASEAMIVELDANLAHFADVIKKDLHVDVKNAEGAGAAGGMGAALMAFLGADLRSGVEIVTEALHLEEHIHDCSLVVTGEGRMDSQSIRGKVPVGVAAVAKKYHKPVIGIAGSLTSDVAIVHQYGIDAVFSVLNSIGTLEDALKNAFDNIYRASRDIAATVEIGMNITR; from the coding sequence ATGAAAATCGTAATCGCACCCGACTCTTATAAAGAAAGCCTCTGCGCGGTTGATGTGGCTAAAGCCATTGAAAAAGGTTTCCGCGAAATATTTCCTGATGCGGAATATATATCGGTCCCGGTTGCAGATGGCGGGGAAGGTACGGTCGATGCCATGATCAGTGCCACGCAGGGCAGGAAAATCACCACGACAGTGACGGGCCCATTGGGTGAGCCGGTGAGTGCTTATTGGGGAATGTCTGGTGACGGTAAAACCGCATTTATCGAAATGGCAGAAGCCAGTGGTTTAGCGCTGGTGCCGATTGAGGAACGCAACCCTCTGATTACCACGTCGCATGGAACCGGAGAGCTGATTTTACGCGCTCTGGATAACGGTGCACGCAATATTATTATCGGCATCGGCGGCAGTGCGACCAATGATGGTGGTGCGGGCATGGTGCAGGCGCTGGGGGCGAAACTGTGCGACGCGACAGGCAAAGAGATTAGCCACGGTGGCGGCAGTTTAATGAGTTTAAACAGCATTGATGTTGCAGGTCTCGACGGTCGGCTGGCGGATTGCGTGATCAACGTGGCCTGTGATGTCACCAATCCACTCATTGGCGACAATGGTGCTTCGCGCGTTTTCGGGCCGCAAAAAGGGGCCAGTGAAGCGATGATTGTTGAGCTGGACGCTAATCTTGCCCACTTTGCTGATGTGATTAAAAAAGACTTACATGTTGATGTGAAAAATGCAGAAGGTGCCGGAGCCGCAGGCGGCATGGGCGCTGCATTAATGGCATTCCTCGGCGCAGATTTACGCAGCGGTGTAGAGATCGTGACCGAAGCACTACATCTTGAAGAGCATATTCACGACTGTTCGCTGGTGGTGACGGGTGAAGGGCGCATGGACAGCCAGAGCATTCGTGGCAAAGTCCCGGTAGGCGTGGCTGCGGTCGCCAAAAAGTACCACAAACCGGTGATTGGGATTGCCGGTTCGCTGACCAGTGATGTCGCTATTGTTCATCAGTACGGCATTGATGCCGTGTTTAGCGTGCTCAATAGTATCGGCACATTGGAAGACGCGCTGAAAAATGCGTTCGATAATATTTACCGCGCCTCGCGTGATATTGCAGCAACCGTTGAGATTGGGATGAACATCACTCGTTAA
- the garR gene encoding 2-hydroxy-3-oxopropionate reductase — protein MTLKVGFIGLGIMGKPMSKNLIKAGYSLVVADRNPEVIAEIIAAGAETAATPKEIAEQCDVIITMLPNSPHVKEVALGENGIIEGAKPGTVVIDMSSIAPLASREISEALKAKGIDMLDAPVSGGEPKAIEGTLSVMVGGDKAIFDKYYDLLKSMAGSVVHTGDIGAGNVTKLANQVIVALNIAAMSEALVLATKAGVNPELVFQAIRGGLAGSTVLEAKAPMVLDRNFKPGFRIDLHIKDLANALDTSHGVGAQLPLTAAVMEMMQALRADGHGNDDHSAIACYYEKLAKVEVSK, from the coding sequence ATGACACTGAAAGTTGGGTTTATTGGCCTGGGTATCATGGGCAAACCAATGAGTAAAAACCTCATCAAAGCCGGTTATTCACTGGTGGTTGCTGACCGTAATCCAGAGGTGATTGCTGAAATCATCGCAGCCGGTGCAGAAACTGCTGCTACCCCGAAAGAGATTGCCGAGCAGTGTGATGTGATTATCACCATGCTGCCAAACTCCCCGCATGTGAAAGAAGTCGCGCTGGGTGAGAACGGAATTATTGAAGGGGCGAAGCCGGGCACTGTGGTTATCGACATGAGTTCGATCGCACCGTTGGCGAGTCGTGAAATCAGCGAAGCGCTGAAAGCCAAAGGCATCGACATGCTGGATGCGCCAGTGAGTGGCGGCGAGCCAAAAGCGATTGAAGGCACGCTATCTGTAATGGTTGGCGGCGACAAAGCGATTTTCGACAAATATTACGACCTGCTGAAATCCATGGCCGGTTCCGTGGTGCACACCGGTGATATCGGCGCAGGCAACGTCACCAAACTGGCAAACCAGGTGATTGTGGCGCTGAACATTGCGGCGATGTCTGAAGCGCTGGTACTGGCGACCAAAGCAGGTGTGAATCCTGAATTGGTCTTCCAGGCGATTCGCGGCGGCCTTGCGGGCAGCACCGTTCTGGAAGCGAAAGCGCCAATGGTTCTGGATCGTAACTTCAAGCCAGGTTTCCGCATTGACCTGCACATTAAAGATTTGGCAAACGCACTGGATACTTCCCACGGCGTGGGCGCGCAACTGCCACTGACAGCGGCGGTCATGGAAATGATGCAGGCGCTGCGTGCAGATGGCCACGGTAACGATGACCACAGCGCAATCGCGTGCTACTACGAAAAACTGGCGAAAGTAGAAGTCAGCAAGTAA
- the garL gene encoding 2-dehydro-3-deoxyglucarate aldolase, which produces MNTNVFPNKFKAALAAHQTQIGCWSALANPISTEVLGLAGFDWIVLDGEHAPNDITTFIPQLMALKGSESAAVVRAPTNDPVVIKRLLDIGFYNFLIPFVETQEEAALAVSSTRYPPEGIRGVSISHRANMFGTVPDYFAQSNKNISILVQIESQQGVDNVDAIAATDGVDGIFVGPSDLAAALGHLGNASHPEVQQCIKHIFARAKAHGKPAGILAPVEADARRYMEWGATFVAVGSDLGCFRSATQKLADSFKK; this is translated from the coding sequence ATGAATACCAACGTTTTCCCCAATAAATTCAAAGCAGCACTGGCAGCACACCAGACGCAAATTGGTTGCTGGTCAGCGCTGGCAAACCCTATCAGCACCGAAGTGCTGGGTCTGGCCGGATTCGACTGGATTGTGCTGGATGGCGAACATGCGCCAAACGACATCACCACTTTTATTCCACAACTGATGGCGTTAAAAGGCAGCGAAAGTGCGGCAGTGGTTCGTGCGCCAACCAACGATCCGGTGGTCATCAAACGTTTGCTGGATATCGGTTTCTACAACTTCCTGATTCCGTTTGTTGAAACTCAGGAAGAGGCGGCGCTGGCGGTGTCTTCAACCCGCTATCCGCCAGAAGGGATTCGCGGCGTCTCCATTTCTCACCGCGCCAATATGTTTGGCACCGTGCCGGATTATTTCGCGCAGTCCAATAAGAACATCTCAATACTCGTGCAAATCGAGAGCCAGCAGGGCGTGGACAACGTTGATGCGATTGCCGCAACAGATGGCGTGGACGGCATTTTCGTTGGTCCAAGCGATCTGGCGGCGGCATTAGGTCATTTGGGAAATGCCTCGCATCCTGAAGTGCAGCAATGCATCAAACACATCTTTGCTCGTGCTAAAGCTCACGGTAAACCGGCTGGCATTTTGGCTCCGGTAGAAGCCGACGCGCGTCGTTATATGGAATGGGGCGCCACCTTTGTGGCTGTGGGCAGTGATTTAGGCTGCTTCCGTTCGGCAACCCAGAAATTGGCTGATTCTTTTAAAAAATAA